A genomic stretch from Rubripirellula reticaptiva includes:
- a CDS encoding FkbM family methyltransferase, protein MIIDLRRELRRYGIKPDHVLHVGAHEGQEDGIYRKMKATPVYVEANPEVFSRLRENLPDRECHMVAISDHEGTAEFHVTSADQSSSLLSLAKHSEIYPDIVETKTFQVQCTTIDKLLEGRAESFDVLSLDIQGAELLALKGASELLQTVSAIMTEVNREEMYHGCVQIEELDNYLDQFGFTRVKVTFPYHESWGDALYLKNAIASRSGITKLMRRFFPVSRAA, encoded by the coding sequence ATGATCATCGATCTTCGACGCGAATTACGCCGATACGGAATCAAGCCGGACCACGTGCTGCACGTTGGCGCTCACGAAGGCCAAGAAGATGGCATCTATCGTAAAATGAAGGCAACGCCGGTTTACGTCGAAGCGAATCCAGAAGTGTTTTCTCGCTTGCGTGAGAATCTGCCAGATCGCGAGTGTCACATGGTTGCAATTTCGGATCACGAAGGCACGGCTGAGTTTCACGTCACTTCAGCTGACCAAAGTAGCTCGCTGCTTTCGTTGGCCAAACACTCGGAAATTTATCCAGACATTGTTGAAACGAAGACTTTTCAAGTTCAGTGCACAACCATCGACAAACTGCTGGAAGGCCGGGCGGAATCCTTCGACGTGCTAAGTCTCGATATTCAGGGAGCAGAATTACTGGCGTTGAAGGGAGCCAGCGAACTTTTGCAAACGGTGTCTGCGATCATGACCGAGGTCAATCGCGAGGAAATGTACCACGGTTGTGTTCAGATCGAAGAACTTGACAACTACTTAGATCAGTTTGGCTTCACCCGCGTGAAAGTCACTTTTCCCTACCATGAGTCGTGGGGAGACGCACTCTATCTTAAAAACGCAATTGCAAGTCGTTCAGGGATCACAAAACTGATGCGACGTTTCTTTCCAGTTTCTCGTGCTGCGTAG
- a CDS encoding CRTAC1 family protein, translated as MQIHLFRRHTSAVEAIRIVAFIWLIASIVSCSTRDDNDAARTSESNANRKPKPAPIITPPKNTAGPEPGHAAMVKRLAQLHENVADLEYFGDSAKRAAAKRVAASTKEGNFFGRLQSLFELGSEQTLAGEADAALATLALTDPMLIEFAEKSPSGVPEDLQTTIYFAKALAAMRKAENENCVFCQDGEGCLFPIRGKGVHLQTEGATIAIENLNAALEIAPDDVACRWLLCVAHMTLGTYPDGVPERFRIPPSRLVSDEPNFPRFRNIATAVGVDTLSLAGGVAVEDFNGDHWLDIVVSCWNTDGQLRMFQNMGNGKFKETTELANLVGIFGGLNIAQADYDGDGDIDILVLRGAWLRESGRHPNSLLRNDGTGRFEDVTVEAGLADENFPTQTAAWSDFDNDGDLDVCIGNEMHANQLFQNDGDGHFVDIANVAGIDNRSFTKGVAWGDYDADGLPDLYVSNATQPNVLYHNDGDGRFTDVTESAGVAGPLPSFSTWFWDFNNDGKLDLFAPHYQESIEFVALDYFALPNDAPPDALYQGDGAGRFTDVTQEVGLGNITVTMGSNYGDLDNDGFLDFYLATGFPGFEGLMPNVMYHNRGGKRFTDVSIPGGFSHLQKGHAIAFADFDHDGDQDVFTELGGAYSGDAFRNALFMNPGFGNEWIKLRLVGKQSTRSAVGAHIHLTFKDDGETRHIHRWVNTGSSFGGNPLRQEIGVGKATVIDTIEIDWPASGSHQTFRDVATGQFLIVEEFSDTPKPVECEPFLFDVE; from the coding sequence ATGCAAATTCATCTCTTTCGTCGTCACACGTCTGCGGTCGAAGCGATTCGCATCGTCGCGTTTATCTGGTTGATCGCGTCCATCGTCAGCTGTTCGACGCGCGACGACAACGATGCGGCAAGAACGAGTGAATCGAACGCAAATCGCAAACCCAAGCCGGCGCCGATCATCACGCCGCCCAAGAACACCGCCGGCCCCGAACCGGGGCACGCGGCGATGGTGAAACGGTTGGCTCAGTTGCACGAAAATGTGGCTGATTTGGAATACTTCGGCGACAGCGCCAAACGCGCAGCAGCGAAACGTGTGGCAGCTTCGACCAAGGAAGGCAATTTCTTTGGACGACTGCAAAGCCTGTTCGAACTGGGGTCCGAACAAACGTTAGCCGGGGAAGCCGACGCAGCGCTGGCAACATTGGCGCTAACCGATCCGATGTTGATCGAGTTTGCCGAGAAGTCACCATCGGGTGTACCAGAGGACCTGCAAACGACAATCTATTTCGCCAAGGCTTTAGCAGCGATGCGAAAAGCAGAGAACGAGAACTGTGTGTTTTGCCAAGACGGCGAAGGATGCTTGTTTCCGATTCGTGGAAAGGGCGTTCACTTGCAAACCGAAGGCGCGACGATAGCGATCGAAAACTTGAACGCTGCTTTGGAAATCGCTCCCGACGATGTCGCGTGTCGATGGCTATTGTGCGTGGCACACATGACGTTGGGGACTTATCCCGATGGTGTGCCAGAGCGGTTTCGGATTCCACCGAGTCGGTTGGTTTCGGACGAACCCAATTTTCCTCGTTTCCGGAACATCGCCACGGCCGTGGGGGTCGACACTCTTTCGCTTGCCGGCGGTGTCGCGGTCGAAGACTTCAACGGCGACCATTGGTTGGACATCGTCGTTTCATGTTGGAACACCGACGGCCAGCTTCGTATGTTTCAAAACATGGGCAACGGGAAATTCAAGGAAACGACCGAGCTAGCAAATCTGGTGGGTATCTTCGGCGGGTTGAACATTGCCCAAGCAGATTACGACGGCGACGGTGACATCGACATCCTTGTGCTGCGTGGCGCATGGCTTCGGGAATCGGGGCGACATCCCAATTCGCTGCTTCGCAATGACGGCACAGGCCGATTCGAAGATGTGACCGTCGAAGCCGGTTTGGCCGACGAAAACTTTCCGACGCAAACGGCTGCGTGGAGCGACTTTGATAACGACGGCGATCTTGACGTTTGCATCGGAAACGAAATGCACGCCAACCAACTTTTTCAAAACGACGGCGACGGACACTTCGTCGACATCGCCAACGTGGCCGGTATCGATAATCGCAGCTTCACCAAAGGCGTTGCGTGGGGCGACTACGACGCGGACGGGCTTCCCGATTTGTACGTGTCCAACGCCACCCAACCCAACGTGCTGTATCACAACGACGGCGACGGTCGATTCACGGATGTGACCGAGTCGGCCGGTGTGGCGGGGCCACTGCCGAGCTTCTCGACATGGTTTTGGGACTTCAACAACGACGGAAAGCTAGACCTATTCGCACCTCATTACCAAGAGAGCATTGAGTTTGTTGCGTTGGACTACTTCGCCTTGCCGAATGACGCGCCGCCGGACGCACTTTACCAAGGCGATGGCGCGGGCCGATTCACCGATGTGACGCAAGAGGTTGGGTTAGGGAACATCACTGTTACGATGGGATCTAATTACGGCGACTTGGACAACGACGGTTTCTTGGACTTCTATTTGGCGACCGGCTTTCCTGGCTTCGAAGGATTGATGCCCAACGTGATGTATCACAATCGTGGTGGAAAACGGTTTACCGACGTTTCGATTCCTGGTGGTTTTTCGCACCTACAAAAAGGTCACGCGATTGCGTTTGCCGACTTCGATCACGACGGTGATCAAGATGTGTTCACTGAATTAGGTGGTGCGTATTCCGGGGATGCATTTCGAAACGCACTGTTCATGAATCCGGGCTTTGGCAACGAATGGATCAAGTTGCGTTTGGTCGGCAAACAATCCACGCGTTCAGCCGTCGGTGCCCACATTCATCTGACGTTCAAAGACGATGGCGAAACTCGCCACATCCATCGGTGGGTCAACACCGGAAGCAGTTTCGGTGGCAATCCGCTGCGACAGGAAATTGGCGTCGGCAAAGCCACTGTGATCGACACGATCGAAATCGATTGGCCGGCCTCGGGTTCTCATCAAACGTTTCGTGATGTCGCGACGGGCCAGTTCTTGATCGTCGAAGAGTTTTCGGACACGCCAAAACCCGTCGAATGCGAGCCGTTTCTTTTTGACGTGGAATAG
- a CDS encoding glycosyltransferase family 2 protein, which yields MTLPRFAIVTPSFNQANFLEQTIRSVIDQEGRGVSFEIDYAVIDGGSTDHSADVIQKYESELAFWCSEKDRGQTHAINKGFERVSGTIHAYINSDDYYLPGAFAKVAKAFASDDQADLVHGICQKVDAAGSVFKEQISNITSLSEMVNLWDFWLRPKENWNFIQPEVFWADRLAKRLGKFDESLHFTMDFNYWLRGFDAGMKVRPLNAPLAAFRVHEAQKTSQRDASIRELLRGIEPYLLADDDRIPADLRTRLNQLAALSHCQIEHAQATPTKQVAQLLRLATMNPSLCQSKHFWKQFRRSSRRALVPSRYRAA from the coding sequence ATGACGTTACCACGTTTCGCCATTGTGACCCCGTCGTTCAATCAGGCCAATTTCCTTGAACAGACGATTCGCAGCGTCATCGATCAAGAGGGACGCGGAGTAAGCTTCGAGATCGACTATGCCGTCATCGATGGCGGCAGCACTGACCATTCTGCCGACGTGATACAGAAGTACGAATCCGAGCTGGCGTTTTGGTGCAGTGAAAAAGATCGCGGACAAACGCACGCGATCAACAAGGGGTTCGAGCGAGTCAGCGGCACCATTCACGCCTACATCAACAGCGACGACTATTACCTTCCCGGGGCGTTCGCCAAAGTCGCCAAGGCGTTTGCCAGTGATGATCAGGCCGATCTTGTTCACGGCATTTGTCAAAAAGTGGATGCGGCAGGCAGTGTGTTCAAGGAACAAATCTCGAACATCACCTCGCTCAGCGAAATGGTCAACCTTTGGGACTTCTGGCTGCGTCCCAAAGAGAACTGGAACTTCATTCAGCCCGAAGTGTTTTGGGCAGACCGACTGGCCAAGCGGCTGGGCAAGTTCGACGAGTCGCTGCACTTCACGATGGATTTCAATTACTGGCTGCGCGGCTTCGATGCAGGCATGAAAGTGCGACCACTGAATGCACCACTGGCTGCTTTTCGTGTCCACGAAGCCCAGAAAACGTCGCAGCGTGACGCCAGCATTCGGGAGTTGCTGCGAGGCATCGAGCCGTATCTGCTTGCCGACGACGATCGGATCCCAGCAGACCTGCGAACTCGATTGAATCAGTTGGCAGCCCTGAGTCATTGCCAGATCGAACACGCCCAAGCGACACCGACTAAACAGGTTGCCCAGTTGCTTCGTTTGGCCACCATGAACCCGAGCCTTTGCCAGTCAAAGCACTTTTGGAAGCAGTTCCGCCGCAGCAGCCGACGTGCACTGGTGCCGAGTCGTTACCGAGCTGCCTGA
- a CDS encoding rhodanese-like domain-containing protein: protein MADSNDLPLEIDVATLAAMKERGETFVLLDVREQDEYDFAKIDGSLLLPMSELPSRLDELDMHRNDHIVVHCHHGGRSLHVTKVLQAEGFGRVQNLAGGIDDWSLQIDTGVPRY from the coding sequence ATGGCTGATTCAAACGACCTACCTCTCGAAATCGACGTCGCCACTTTGGCAGCGATGAAAGAGCGTGGCGAAACGTTCGTTCTGTTAGACGTTCGCGAACAAGACGAATACGATTTCGCCAAAATCGACGGTAGCCTACTGCTGCCAATGAGCGAGTTGCCGTCACGGCTTGACGAGCTCGACATGCATCGAAACGATCACATTGTCGTCCACTGCCATCACGGCGGCCGCAGCCTACATGTCACGAAGGTGTTGCAGGCTGAAGGCTTCGGCCGAGTCCAAAACTTAGCCGGTGGCATCGATGATTGGAGTTTGCAAATCGATACAGGAGTTCCTCGATATTAG
- the hisE gene encoding phosphoribosyl-ATP diphosphatase produces MPLSSPPRPLDPPHPLEPLSRLMDTLATRASERPAGSYTTKLLDGGPAKIGGKIREEADEMIEASDEAGDEGREHFVYEAGDLIYHAMVLMAWRGVDIAEVAAELARREGTSGLVEKASRGPKSAE; encoded by the coding sequence ATGCCGTTATCTTCGCCACCTCGTCCCCTCGACCCGCCCCACCCGCTGGAGCCGTTGTCGCGATTGATGGACACGCTCGCGACGCGAGCATCCGAGCGACCCGCTGGTTCGTATACCACCAAACTTCTTGACGGCGGCCCTGCGAAAATTGGCGGAAAAATTCGCGAAGAAGCGGACGAAATGATCGAAGCGTCCGACGAAGCCGGCGACGAGGGACGCGAGCATTTTGTCTACGAAGCAGGCGACTTGATCTACCATGCCATGGTTTTGATGGCATGGCGTGGCGTCGACATTGCCGAAGTGGCCGCTGAACTTGCTCGCCGCGAAGGCACCTCGGGATTGGTTGAAAAAGCCAGTCGCGGCCCCAAATCTGCCGAATAG
- a CDS encoding glycosyltransferase, with translation MRIAHLTAFMHGGASALQRIHGGLRQADIDSHVFAVCDGESSPSQAIIHLPVPRPSKWDRRKSKWASRLHIATENGWQARIKTASKGNADYEAFSPPAALVNVDLSPVLASADVLHVHWTGDVVDYRTFFGQIDIPVVWTLHDQNPYLGGFHYQGDVDAATGMLDLEYECRQIKRDAISNLKLAVVGNSRWNLQQSASTDVLPKTAIKETIYLPLPIENYSPLDKHKSKIAIGIPADRFVIGFACAAMGNRRKGLADLLHAMTLLPESIQKKTTLISFGHPPSKTLQQRIPIQWLHQGQLNGGAEQSPIYSAMDVFVFPSIEEAFGQTALESMACQTPVVGTAVGGIPEMVIDGQTGLLTPPRSPGLLCDAIIRLHDDAHAREAMGAAGRELAIAQHSPKQITQQHIDLYQRLCST, from the coding sequence ATGCGTATCGCTCACTTAACCGCGTTCATGCACGGCGGGGCAAGCGCGCTGCAGCGGATCCATGGGGGGCTGCGTCAGGCCGACATTGACAGCCACGTGTTTGCGGTCTGCGATGGCGAAAGCTCGCCGTCCCAGGCGATCATTCACTTACCGGTTCCAAGACCTAGCAAATGGGACCGTCGAAAATCAAAATGGGCCTCACGGCTGCACATCGCAACTGAAAACGGCTGGCAGGCCAGAATCAAAACAGCGTCAAAAGGGAACGCAGATTACGAAGCGTTTTCGCCTCCCGCTGCCCTCGTCAACGTCGACCTAAGCCCGGTGCTCGCTAGCGCCGACGTGTTGCACGTTCATTGGACGGGCGACGTGGTCGACTATCGTACGTTCTTCGGCCAAATCGATATACCGGTTGTTTGGACGCTGCACGACCAGAATCCGTACCTGGGTGGATTTCACTACCAAGGTGATGTCGATGCCGCGACGGGAATGTTGGATCTGGAATACGAGTGCCGGCAGATCAAGCGAGATGCAATCAGCAATTTAAAGCTGGCCGTTGTTGGCAACAGTCGTTGGAATCTGCAACAGTCGGCGTCGACCGATGTGCTTCCTAAGACAGCAATCAAAGAAACGATCTACTTGCCGTTGCCGATCGAAAACTATTCGCCGCTGGACAAACATAAATCGAAAATTGCGATTGGCATTCCCGCCGACCGCTTCGTGATCGGTTTTGCGTGTGCTGCGATGGGCAATCGACGAAAAGGACTTGCCGACCTGCTGCATGCGATGACGTTGTTACCGGAATCGATTCAGAAGAAAACAACGCTAATTAGCTTTGGGCATCCACCCTCCAAGACACTGCAGCAAAGGATCCCGATTCAGTGGTTGCATCAAGGGCAACTGAATGGTGGCGCCGAGCAATCGCCGATCTATTCAGCGATGGATGTGTTCGTGTTTCCCTCGATCGAAGAAGCGTTTGGACAAACGGCACTCGAATCGATGGCCTGCCAGACTCCGGTCGTGGGCACCGCTGTGGGCGGCATTCCCGAGATGGTGATCGACGGCCAAACAGGACTGCTGACGCCTCCTCGATCACCAGGGCTTCTTTGTGATGCCATCATACGGTTGCACGACGATGCCCATGCTAGGGAAGCGATGGGGGCAGCCGGACGCGAACTCGCGATCGCCCAGCACTCGCCTAAACAAATCACGCAACAGCACATCGATCTGTATCAGCGACTGTGCTCGACTTAG
- a CDS encoding FkbM family methyltransferase codes for MVKKLARSIKKRLPWKSEKDSCYWQKSYAQEGEDLVLLRLIDDAVNREGFYVDVGAHHPSRFSNTRLFYDLGWRGISIDPRPGFAAQFLSVRPDDVAVEAAIAQTPGSLTYYMFDEPALNGFDETLSNDRDANTTYNIIDQRQVSVCRLDDILERHIDSRQAIDFVSIDVEGFDFEVIQSNDWDRFRPTFVLVEIYGEYFESVLQSDSAKLMMANDYQPCSRTRHTVFFKDTRVAACVKAA; via the coding sequence ATGGTGAAAAAACTAGCTCGATCAATCAAAAAGCGTTTACCTTGGAAAAGTGAAAAAGATTCTTGCTACTGGCAAAAATCATATGCTCAAGAGGGCGAAGATCTCGTCTTGCTGCGGCTGATTGATGATGCTGTAAACCGAGAGGGGTTCTACGTCGATGTCGGTGCACACCATCCATCCCGATTCTCTAACACGCGGTTGTTTTATGACCTTGGGTGGCGGGGTATCAGTATCGATCCAAGGCCTGGATTTGCAGCCCAGTTTCTTTCGGTTCGTCCTGATGATGTTGCAGTCGAAGCCGCGATTGCGCAGACGCCTGGCAGCCTAACCTACTACATGTTTGACGAACCGGCGTTGAACGGCTTTGACGAGACCCTATCCAACGACCGCGATGCCAACACGACCTACAACATCATCGACCAACGCCAAGTAAGTGTTTGCCGCCTCGACGATATTCTCGAACGCCACATTGATTCGCGACAAGCAATTGATTTCGTATCGATTGATGTTGAGGGTTTTGACTTCGAAGTGATTCAATCCAACGACTGGGATCGATTTCGACCAACTTTCGTGTTGGTGGAGATTTACGGCGAGTATTTCGAGAGTGTTTTGCAATCGGACTCGGCCAAACTGATGATGGCCAACGATTATCAGCCGTGCAGTCGTACTCGTCATACCGTCTTTTTCAAAGACACGCGGGTTGCAGCGTGTGTGAAGGCTGCGTAG
- a CDS encoding glycosyltransferase family 2 protein, producing MSPILYIIFNRPDHTQRSFEQIRALAPSVLYVAADAPRQGHEGEAERTLQARAITEDIDWPCKVHRLYADENMGCGRRISSAITEVLKDHETLITLEDDCIVEPTFFPYCETLLDRYRHDQRIMAISGDNFQNGNSRTNHSYYFSRYPHCWGWATWRRAWQHFDLKMTRWPEIRESNQLSHFCEGEQQIAYWQHMFDAVQDGSVDSWAFPWTLACWLQNGLTVLPNQNLVSNIGFDRDATHTSVNTAYAHLPTSPLGELNHSDEVFRHAEADRYTDEILYSGPWQRSRTKRRRLFSRKTLFGKRTAA from the coding sequence ATGTCGCCGATTCTGTACATCATCTTCAACCGTCCTGATCATACGCAGCGGTCTTTTGAACAGATACGTGCGCTTGCACCTTCGGTTCTGTATGTTGCTGCCGATGCGCCTCGGCAAGGGCACGAAGGTGAAGCCGAACGAACATTGCAGGCGAGAGCGATTACCGAAGATATCGACTGGCCCTGCAAGGTTCATCGGTTGTACGCCGACGAAAACATGGGCTGTGGTCGCCGCATCAGTTCGGCAATCACCGAGGTTTTGAAAGATCACGAAACCCTGATCACGCTGGAAGACGACTGCATTGTCGAGCCGACATTTTTCCCTTACTGCGAAACGCTATTGGACCGTTATCGGCACGATCAACGGATCATGGCGATCAGTGGCGACAACTTTCAAAACGGAAATTCTCGCACCAACCACAGCTACTACTTCTCGCGTTACCCACATTGCTGGGGATGGGCGACATGGCGGCGTGCTTGGCAGCACTTCGACCTCAAAATGACTCGCTGGCCCGAGATCCGAGAATCCAATCAACTGAGTCATTTCTGCGAGGGTGAACAACAGATTGCGTATTGGCAACACATGTTCGACGCAGTGCAAGACGGCAGCGTCGATTCGTGGGCGTTCCCATGGACACTGGCTTGCTGGCTGCAAAATGGATTGACGGTGTTGCCAAACCAGAACTTGGTCAGCAACATCGGTTTCGATCGAGATGCGACGCACACCAGCGTCAACACAGCCTACGCACATCTTCCCACCTCTCCGCTCGGCGAACTCAATCACAGCGACGAAGTATTTCGGCACGCCGAAGCGGACCGTTATACCGACGAGATCCTTTACAGCGGTCCCTGGCAACGAAGCCGGACCAAACGTCGCCGTCTGTTTTCACGGAAGACTCTATTTGGAAAACGAACGGCTGCTTGA
- the hisG gene encoding ATP phosphoribosyltransferase, translated as MEPDRNLRIGIPSKGRLSEIAGELLDQAGLNFRRQYRGLFARVSGLPIDIIFLRTDDIPTLCAEGAIDMGITGSDLVEEAAVDVKVRMKLGVGRCRLAICVPDDADFKSATDLDKKRIATSFPNVTRTYLAAHSAEAHLVSLSGSVEVMIQLGVADAIVDLVETGSTLAANRLRVLEDIGSYETVLIQNNRVYDSETADRVVRRLEGVVIARDYSSLEYNIPRDKLAGAELITPGYDSPTVNSLEDPAWCSVRVMVRRKDIIDTMESLESAGASAIIETPILNCRL; from the coding sequence ATGGAACCTGATCGAAACCTGCGAATCGGCATACCTAGCAAAGGTCGGCTGAGCGAAATCGCCGGCGAATTGCTTGACCAAGCTGGCCTGAATTTCCGTCGTCAATATCGCGGCCTATTCGCACGTGTCAGCGGCCTGCCGATCGATATCATCTTTCTGCGCACCGACGACATCCCGACGCTTTGCGCCGAAGGTGCAATCGACATGGGAATCACGGGCAGTGACTTAGTCGAAGAAGCTGCGGTGGACGTCAAAGTACGGATGAAGCTAGGCGTTGGGCGGTGTCGCCTGGCGATCTGCGTTCCAGACGACGCTGACTTCAAATCTGCCACCGATTTGGACAAAAAGCGCATTGCCACAAGCTTTCCCAACGTGACAAGAACGTATCTGGCCGCGCACAGCGCCGAAGCACATCTAGTATCGCTATCGGGTTCCGTCGAAGTCATGATCCAACTTGGTGTTGCCGATGCGATCGTCGACTTGGTCGAAACCGGAAGCACGTTAGCGGCCAATCGATTGCGAGTCTTGGAAGACATCGGATCCTACGAAACGGTTCTGATTCAAAACAACCGGGTCTACGACAGCGAGACCGCCGACCGCGTCGTCCGTCGCCTCGAAGGAGTTGTCATCGCTCGCGATTACTCGTCGCTGGAATACAACATTCCCCGCGACAAACTTGCCGGCGCGGAACTGATCACACCGGGCTACGATTCGCCCACGGTCAACTCGCTGGAAGATCCAGCTTGGTGCAGCGTCCGTGTGATGGTTCGGCGAAAGGACATCATTGACACGATGGAAAGCCTAGAATCCGCTGGCGCGTCTGCGATCATTGAAACACCGATTCTGAACTGCCGTTTGTAA